The following proteins are co-located in the Apium graveolens cultivar Ventura chromosome 5, ASM990537v1, whole genome shotgun sequence genome:
- the LOC141660225 gene encoding uncharacterized protein LOC141660225 gives MKVPNHKKNPDKYCDYHRDKGHNTDECYHLKKLIERMIKDSELNQFIRDLRDRLGPKENQEEEVEADEPERRDRIRGEVKTISGGSILDKDSKTAKKKYARQVHNLYQFGQAKPHMPMTFSTEDYEDVIRPHKDPLIINPIIGQNKIWKVMVDTCSSANILFHKTYCKMNLAGEQLEPCNEAPLYTIGGHPIQFEGTITLPVLLGKLPYTVEKLVKFYVVRIESPYNAIFGRPFLSIFEAVESIPHLKLKFPTEKGVGEMRGDQKTARIIMLEDLEKDQEYEGPDGTGKRKRAESEPSGSREILNIELEKFGADLSSPIVEPAAETEEVELYARIGSQDRTHCLNVQPEAKPVKQKKRTFVVERKKVIEAEVEKLLEAKFIEEIEYPDWLANVVVVKKSNGKWRMCMDYTDLNKACLKDHYHLPNIDQLIDATAGYEVLHFLDAFSGYHQIAMNDRDVPKTAFITPKGTYAYIKMPFGLKNAGATFQRMVNKVFKEQIGRNMEAYVDDMIVKSLFRDHAEDLKECFETLRKNNMRINPNKCTFGVSSGKFLGYMVSARGIEANPEKIEAVINMEPPKCIRDIQKLTGRLAALRRFISRSAKKVLPGQPRKYFPSSSCSKGQRILSGGPNAKRRSKK, from the exons ATGAAGGTCCCGAACCACAAGAAAAACCCCGATAAGTACTGCGACTATCACAGAGACAAGGGGCATAACACCGATGAATGCTATCACCTCAAGAAGCTCATTGAGCGCATGATCAAAGACAGCGAGCTTAATCAGTTCATCCGAGATCTGAGAGATAGATTGGGGCCGAAGGAGAACCAAGAGGAGGAAGTAGAGGCCGATGAGCCAGAGCGAAGGGACAGGATAAGGGGAGAAGTAAAAACTATATCTGGGGGAAGCATCCTGGATAAGGATAGCAAGAcagcaaagaagaagtatgcccGACAGGTGCACAATCTGTACCAGTTCGGACAGGCAAAGCCCCACATGCCCATGACCTTCAGCACTGAAGATTACGAGGATGTCATTCGCCCGCACAAGGACCCTCTAATCATCAATCCCATCATCGGGCAGAACAAAATATGGAAAGTAATGGTGGATACATGCAGCTCGGCCAATATACTGTTCCACAAAACCTACTGCAAGATGAACTTGGCAGGAGAGCAACTAGAGCCCTGTAACGAGGCTCCCCTTTACACCATCGGAGGACATCCTATTCAGTTCGAAGGAACGATTACTCTTCCAGTCCTCCTGGGCAAGTTGCCGTATACCGTCGAAAAGCTGGTGAAGTTCTATGTGGTTCGGATTGAAAGCCCGTACAATGCAATATTTGGCAGACCCTTCTTATCAATCTTTGAAGCAGTGGAATCTATACCCCACCTCAAACTCAAGTTCCCCACTGAAAAAGGGGTAGGAGAAATGAGGGGTGATCAGAAAACCGCCCGAATCATAATGCTCGAAGACCTTGAGAAGGATCAGGAATACGAAGGACCGGATGGAACCGGGAAGAGGAAGCGGGCAGAATCCGAACCTAGCGGAAGCCGGGAAATATTGAACATCGAGCTGGAAAAATTTGGGGCCGATCTCTCGAGCCCAATTGTCGAACCCGCAGCAGAGACCGAAGAAGTGGAATT ATATGCCCGGATTGGATCCCAAGACCGCACACACTGCTTGAATGTGCAGCCTGAGGCCAAGCCGGTAAAGCAGAAGAAGAGGACATTTGTAGTCGAACGAAAGAAGGTAATAGAAGCCGAAGTGGAAAAATTGTTAGAAGCCAAATTTATCGAGGAGATCGAGTATCCTGACTGGCTAGCCAATGTGGTGGTCGTGAAGAAGTCGAATGGGAAATGGAGGATGTGCATGGATTATACGGATCTCAATAAGGCATGTCTGAAGGATCATTACCATTTGCCTAACATCGATCAACTGATAGACGCAACGGCAGGATATGAGGTACTTCATTTTTTGGACGCTTTTTCTGGTTATCATCAAATTGCTATGAATGATAGGGATGTGCCCAAGACAGCGTTCATAACTCCGAAGGGGACTTATGCTTATATTAAAATGCCCTTCGGACTGAAGAACGCTGGAGCCACATTCCAGCGAATGGTGAACAAGGTCTTTAAAGAGCAGATCGGGAGGAATATGGAAGCATACGTGGATGATATGATAGTAAAATCACTATTCCGAGATCATGCCGAGGACTTAAAGGAATGCTTCGAAACTCTCCGAAAGAACAACATGAGGATCAATCCGAACAAATGTACCTTCGGAGTCTCTAGTGGAAAGTTTCTCGGGTACATGGTCAGCGCCCGGGGAATAGAGGCGAACCCGGAGAAGATCGAAGCAGTTATCAATATGGAACCTCCCAAATGCATCAGAGATATACAGAAATTGACAGGCCGGCTCGCCGCCCTTCGGCGTTTCATTTCCCGGTCAGCCAAGAAAGTACTTCCCGGTCAGCCAAGAAAGTACTTCCCTTCTTCGTCGTGCTCAAAGGGTCAAAGAATTTTGAGTGGGGGCCCGAATGCCAAAAGACGTTCGAAGAAG